GAACACCTGGGCACCGGGCGCGGCCGTCTGGCTCCGGTGCGTCAGCCCCATCCGACTGAAGATGGGCGCGCAGTCCGGGTCCGTCTGCTGCGACATGCACCCCACGGAGGTGTTGGGCACGTCCGCGTTCTCGTCCAGGTTGGAGCCCGCGAAGAGCGCGCCCAGGTCCAGCACCACCTTGCCGGACTCCAGGTTCAGCGAATCCAACGCCACCTCCGGGCGGTTGCCGAACGTACACCCCGCGGTGCCCTGCGTCTGTCCCTCCGGCGGCGGCGCGCAGTCGGTGCTCCCCAGGTGCATGACGTGGCCCTCGGGCAGCCCCCTCGTCCGGCCCTCGATGCGCGTGTAGAGATAACCGGAGCGCCAGCTCCAATAGAGGCTCGTGTCGTTCAAGGGCGCGGGCGCCGTGGACACGTCCAGGTGGTTGAGCGTCTCCGGCACGCCCAGCTTGAAGCGCAGGCCCGTGTAGCTGCCCTCCGGCACCGTGCCGACGATGCGCAGGTTCGTCGCCTCCGTGCCCTGGGTGCACTGCCCCGACTTGTCGGCGAAGTCGAGCAGCGCCGTGCCCTGCGTCTGCCAGCGGCGGTCCTCCGTCAGCGTCAGCGCAACCTCGTCTCCATCCGCCGTGACGAGCCGGATGTCGTGGAGGTACACGCGCAGGTCCATGGGCTCGTACGTCGTCCCCGTCGTCCCCACCCCGGTATAGGTGCGGCCACATGCGAAGGGCTCGCTGCCCACCCGCGCCTCGAAGGGGATGGCCACGTCCATGCGGGGTTCGTCGACATCACAGCCCAGGACGCCCAACAGCAGGAAGGGGAAGGAACGGACGACGTGGCGACGAACGGACGGCATGGCGGGCTCCCGTGAAATGGAGTCTCCGCG
This genomic window from Myxococcus hansupus contains:
- a CDS encoding MbnP family copper-binding protein translates to MPSVRRHVVRSFPFLLLGVLGCDVDEPRMDVAIPFEARVGSEPFACGRTYTGVGTTGTTYEPMDLRVYLHDIRLVTADGDEVALTLTEDRRWQTQGTALLDFADKSGQCTQGTEATNLRIVGTVPEGSYTGLRFKLGVPETLNHLDVSTAPAPLNDTSLYWSWRSGYLYTRIEGRTRGLPEGHVMHLGSTDCAPPPEGQTQGTAGCTFGNRPEVALDSLNLESGKVVLDLGALFAGSNLDENADVPNTSVGCMSQQTDPDCAPIFSRMGLTHRSQTAAPGAQVFFKAE